The genomic stretch TTAAAAAGGGGAAGTGGGGGAACTAAAGGGGAGTTTTTAGAGGGAAAGGTTTTGGGTTGACAGTCTTGTGGCTGGAAACTCACTCTGGCTGATATTAAGTCATTTAGTCTTGTGAGACTAGAGTACTTTTatagctttttttattatatggAGTGAACATTAATAAAAATCACTTAGGATTTCAAACTTACCCGGGAGTGTTTAGGTGGTGAACCTCATTTCCATTCCTGACACTTGAACACAAGTAAAtccattttgttgtttttatctgtttacatttttagcCCTAAAAAGCTAAACATTTGGAGAGCATTTTGAGTGTCGTTGTGTGGTAATCACATTCTCTCATTTCCGGCTATGCACGCTCCTATTATAGACAGTAGGGAGGATTGCCGCTAAGTATGATGTGCCTGTCTCTATTGCCCATGCTCTGGCTTGAATATTTCACTACTGCGCAAGGGCAAACAAGATTGGAGCTTCTATTTTGGCCATCTtgggtttaatttttttttgtcctctaacctgtctttccatctctagtgtttctgtttattacatggcGTAGATACGTTGGATTCAAGCTGTCAAGGATCTAGCTTCTTAATTGCACTAttattgatgttgtgttgtgcttttagTCACATTACCAGTAGTTTTTCCTGGTAAGTCTGATGTTGGTGTAAAATGGCAAAATTTATTTCCCTCCTAGTCTTTAGAATAGAATCATGTCACCCATGTTATGTAGAGTCATTGGGGTGGGGTAATACGGTATTGATGAGTATCTCATTCAGAATGAGAGATCAGTCACAAAGTTTGACCAATGCAATACAGAATGAAATAAGAAGTGAATTTTCTCATTGCACTTGGTGCTCTTACTGTTTTCTGGATGCTCttaaagttagctagctaaccactgACCAATTGCTTGTTGCAGATTTCAAGCTGGTCTCTTCCAGTGGCATcaacaaaaaaattaataaagatGTACAGCAGATTACCCTGCTTAACTACAGTACCTTTGGTTGATCTGTGTCTGTTACAAAATATACTGCTCAAGCTCAGTCCTTAACAGTCTGACAAGCTGCAAAAATAAACCCTAAGCAGTGTGCAAATGTGAATAAGGCACAATACAAGTCATCAGAACAAagctaatttattttttatatttatacattaaagaCGCAttaacagaaacagcctgtttaataaTGTGAGAATAAGATTGGAAAATGGTCAATGATCTAAGTGTAATTAAGATATAAAATACAAAGTAGTATGTAGTATAAAGTGTAAAATATGGGCGACAATTATGGTCAAAACAAAGTACATTCTTTGAATTCTATGGTTTTACatattaagacaaaaaaaaaaacatctgatccTTAGCAGGTCTTAAAATAAGGAAAATACATCCTCATATGAGCAACAGCacacttaatttatttatttagtgaacaGGAGGCCAAAATGGAAAAGCCATGTGTGGAAAAACCAAGTACACCCCATGAATCAAAGTCTCTCACATCATGCTGAAGGAATCTTGACCAACTCTTCTTTACAACATTGCTTTGTTCATTCTTCATACAACAGTTCATTGAGGCCTGTGGGCATTCGTTTATACACAACTCTCTTAATGTCCCACAGCATTTTAGGTGGGTCGATGTCTGGACTTTAACTGGGCCATTGCGACAACTTGATTCTGTTctttttcagccattctgttgTAGATTTGCTGCTGTaattggggtcattgtcctgttgcatgcccattgaagctggatgaatCCACTCATGGTCTTGAATGTCTTTCTCATTGTAGAATGATGGACTTCAAATGGCCTTAAAACCCCTCTCAAATTGATGGACAGCAACAATGATGGACAATGCTCCAGACCAGCAAACTGTCAAAAATCCTGGCATAGAGGTGGTCTAACCTGTTGATGATCAATTCATTAAGGACATTTGATTAGCAGCACCTGGCTTACCCTCTTAATTCCTATGGATGCAATAAGTGTGTACTTCATTTCACACATACTGCTTTTGCATTTTGGCTTCATtcctgttaaataaataatgccaCAGTTTATTTTATCCCAAAAGAATAGAATCCAAAGATTTGCTTTGTATTTCACAAGACTATATGTAATAGATCTGTGTCTATTTGTAACTATGAAGAGACAGATCTACTGTGTATTAACCAAACTAAATATTTTGAGGAATTTTGTTCCTACTCTAAACATTCATCAGATATTGTGGTAGGGGTTTTGACTTATTCTGTGGAAGGATCCCCCAGATCCCCTGGTAAAGGATTAGCACCCATCCATAAATCTATTGTGATGCCCCTCAGCTCCAGGGACATTTCTTGGCaggacttgacttgacttactGGCCTTAGCGACACTTACTGGCCTGCCCACTCTGTCTTCACTCAACCATAATTCCATGCTTAGTTTGGTCAGAAGGGCTCATGCCAAGTGGACTGACAGGAATTTGGGTTTCTGTGGTGTAAAAAGTGAAAGCAGTTGTTAAAGCAAGAATGATTAAGACGGATATAACAACTAAGACGAATTCCACTTAATTTCACCAGATTCAGGAAGCAAAATGCACAGTCAGTCAAAAAACTAAAACTGCAAAGATACTGGTttccagccaaaaaaaaaataaaaaaaaataaatccaaaACAGATTAAACATGAAGTTTTGATATTATTGACCATGCATACATGTGCATACCTTGATAATCAGAGGGTGTAACCTCTTTGCCTTTTGCATGGAAGAATAGGCAAAAATCTTGGCAACAAAAAGCTGGCAACACAAATGTTTATATGCTGTGATACGAGCCAAAGCAGGTGTtagtaagtactgaccatgcagtgTTGGACCTGTTGCCcttttttgaaactgtaaaatatagaaattaaaaagtaaccttgcttaaaatattaaagaacatCTTTATTCGTAGGCCTGtgggaaatcaggtcatcttttacacACTTAGCTACCCTCAGTAGCAGACATTTTCAGCAGGAGTGCAGACCACTGTAGTTGTCCATGACCCTTGTCAAAGGTGTTCAGATGGATTCTCAGATAGATGCTTGTCCACTTTTTCCACTTAGACCAGGGTGggcaactattattattattattattatgaataataactAGATAGGCTGTGCCATTCAAgtaatgattgattggtatcaACAGGGCCAACATGTGCTAAGAAAGtccctgtgcccactgcagcctcagctttctgttcttggaaGTGGAATCCAACATTCTCTTGCCTCTGAGTTTGAAGTGTTGTaaattctgagatgcttttttgCTTACTCTCAGTGACAACAAAGCTAAATGTACATTATAATAGCAGATGACATTTTTGCAGGGCTCATATTTTGGGGAAAATATTACACtcatctgtttgtttggttttttgggttttttttttgaggcCCTGGAACAATGCAAGTAAGCTCATAAATCACAGTGCTGAATATATTATGACACCGCTGGCTTGAGCTGGAATTTATTATTATAGGTCAAAATGTGCTACACATTTGAATGCTTTAAAGACCaattaataacatttaaaatatttggtACGACAGACAGCAGCATCTTCAACTCTTTAAGCTCTTAAATAAGTCTTCACTCTTTAGTTAAGTCAAATTTCCAAGTATGTTTTAGGTTTCCTaattttttggaatatttctCTTCGTTTTAGCTTTGTGAgtgttgttttttcccctcaaacaGCACTCCAGTTTCATCAGCAGCCCCGGCGGGGGTGGGGGTCTTCTCGTCTCACTGCATTTGGAAAACTGATGTGAAGCACACGCGAGCAGCCTTCCTTCTCTCAAATCCTTTCATCTCAGCGGCTCTAACCCAGAACCCAACCTTTGTTTTCAAGATTcattttcttgtttatttttgttttgggaTTTTGGCGGGTTACTCATTTAGTGGGATTTCGCCACTAGGACTGGGGAAGAGGGAGATAACCCAGAATGTCGCCGCTGTGTCAGAATAAAAAAGTTCAGAGCTCGAGTTCGCCAGTGCCGTTGGCTCGCGTGAAAACGCACGGTGCCGGATGTGATGGATtgtgatgggaactgtttcttTTCTCCCGGGGCGAATCGGAGCCGTTCTGAGACGCCTCGCGGCTCCGCTGCCGTGACCTCGGCTTTGGCCGGCGTGCTCATCTTCACCATCGTGGTGGACATACTCGGGAACCTCTTGGTGATCCTCTCTGTACTTAGGAACAAAAAGCTCAGAAATGCAGGTGAAGTAAACATACTTTTGAAGTTGAGTAcactttaataataatttaaaacaacaacaacaacaataataataataaaaaaaataatgatagAAATGGTGACCTATTTGTCATGTATATTCATCTCAGATTTGAGGCTATACTCTATATAAAGGTGCTACATTTGAGCCATGCCATGGGTAATCATTCCATAAATCatcatgtttgtaatggagatgtgtCAGGGTTGGGAACCTTTtacttaaagaaccatcacttgatataaatgttctttaccagtttaaaggttctttacacccaCACATCTCAGTTACACAAATGGTACTCAGTGGAATAAAATTGTGTTCTCCTATGgcaaagctttaaaaaacatttgtagcacctttatttttaagacccTGGACGATCCCACTGATTAAAAATGGCTGTGCAAGTCAATGGTTGATATGaagaaacaaagtcattcagaataGTTTAAAATGGTCTATTGTAGGGACATGTACCAACTCAGAACCAGGAGTTATGATCTACAATCCTATTTTGTTCAGTTTTACAATTTTGCGCATGCATGTAAAAATTACAGTTATTTCAAACATGTTTTGTAAAACTTAAAAATTAATTTCTTGTTTTATGTAATACCTTTCTGAAATTAATCttttaaaagcattaaaagtttttaaaaagtggtgattattaacaccaccactgtttctgtttctttagAATGGATCATTTCACACAAACTACTCTAAATGACTATGTATTTATGCAGACATTTTGCAAAATCAGTCAGATTTTTAATTCTTGGTCCGTTTTAAATCACAGAATTATTATGGTTAGTTTCAATATGGCATATCAGCAAGAATATCCATAAACTCATTCCTGAGATGTTCAGTCTGTGTGCAAGAACATGGGCGCACCAGTGTAGGAGAGTAAAATACCTTGAAGTTTcaagtgtttttattttgttggcatgtgtgttctgtgtgtgtgggatgagcatttttcagttattttactgAAAATACCTAAAATATTTCTCAAATGATGGAGCAGCTTTTCTGTCACAGAATATGAAATTGTATTGACCGGCATTTAAGATTTATGTGTACATGTTTAACCCAATTGCATTGGCATAAGTGGTGCAAGCATGTTTAGAGGCGACTGTCCATGTCTACATTGGCCTACTGTTTTAGGCATGAGGAATAAATGGGTATTTTTGGACAGTTAAGTGCAGTGGACCTAACTGACCCTCATATTCATTACATTCACATAAGCAGATTGGAGCCTTCATGCATTCAGTATCCAGCCATGCAGAGCATAAGCCAAATTATCCTCACAATCCTTCACCCATGAGGGAGGAATCTGCACACTATGGTAACTTATTGTAAGGTCAGGAGTTGCCCAATGGCTCGACTGCAAGTCCCTTATTGTCAAAGGTCTGACAGAGAGTTTTTCACTTTAGCTTTCAGTGAAAGGACATGAAATAAAAAGAGGAGCAGTCCAGATGTTGAGGACAGTTGGCTCCTTCTCTTGTCCTTTGGGCTTTGGTTATGTTGTTCTTCTGAACTTCCTTTCAAGTTTTCATCATGTTTCTAAGAAACTACAAAATTCAATTTTGAATTAAAATTAAAAGGTGATGCCCTCTCACTCTTTGATATTGCTTAAGGTTCATTAATAAGGGCAATAACAACAACTTGAGTATTGTATGTTcgaattattattacaatatttgtaTTTAGTAATCTTGCAAAAGAAGATCATACTTTTCTACTtattacatttccatttccatctTCAAAGTATTTATTACAAACCACAAAAATCAGGAGTTATCAGGAAGGACGTTGCTGCATTGTCtaattgtattgtttttattgaaaCATCTGTCCAATTGATATTAGTTTAATATCACacaaataacatttattataatatttgtataaaacaacaaagattaaactttttttttttactttactttatccTTGAGTGTGTtgaaatgtataatgtatatttaatCTAAACATATGTTTTTGTCCCTACATTTCAACTTGAGTAAAGTTTCTCTGTGCTTTTCACATCTCTGTGCATGATTGACAGTTCATTTTTCAATGTAATTGTGAACAGTAGACAGTATACATCTGTTTGATTGAAGTCACATTTAATTTTATTGCAGTTTacattgcttgttttttttagacCACTCAGACAGTGCTCTTTAGATTGTTGGTTTGGTTTACATAGCCTGGTTGTTTTAGGTCTGTAATGAATGGATTTGTACTGAGAGGGTTTCAGCTGTAACCCTGAGGGAAGTGTCATTAATGCTTACATAATAAGCTGGCATCTGCAATTCTACCATCAGCAAATTTGCAGTTACATCTTAATAAGTTGTCATACAACCTGTCTTATGGGCGTCATTTGTAACTTATTCGCTGTGTTACTGAGCAAGTGAGTGGAGCAAGGTAGTAGGGAAAATGTAACATTAATAAAGCTTGACAGTATAAggtgtttaaaagaaataactagAATATTATGCATTAATGTTGGACTACTGGGACTATTgggatgttgttgtttttttttttgttctttgaaTTCACTAACAGTATGTCTTCTCTTCTACCAAACTTCTACATCAGCAATGTGCACAGATGCCCatagtcaaagtaaaaaaaaatcagacagttATGTCATGCCCTTTACCTTCAAAGTATGCACAGAGATGCCAAATTAACTGACCACATCAGATTGAGTCATTAATTAATAATGCTCCTTTTGACATAATGTCTCACCATTCAGCTAATACAAGCAAATATTAGCAAGAATAAGATCCTGTTTATAACTATAAAATGCAACAGATAAAAAgatgaaccaaactgtgattgTTCTCACAATGACAATCCctggaaataaataagcaaatgtTTGGAGAGTGGTGAACGGCCTGTTCCAATTAGAAAATAAGTAATACTTGATGCATTATGCAACTACCACCATTCACcaagacattttttaaaaaaacattttcaaaagTAATACAAACTGATACCATGAATGAGCATTGCTGTATTGGACATGACTTGCTAGAGGCCACTTATTTGTTGACATGAGAAAGTATGGAcatcagtaaaaaaaatcaaattcagttgttttttttcctgctacTGAGCTTTCCATGTGATGTCTGCACTGAATCAAATGGTGCAGTATGTCAGAGACGATATTAAACCCCTGAACACCCTCAGATTCACAGAAGCATGTTATTCTGCCAGTTGGACAAATGCAATCTGACAGGTCTTCCTTCACTGGAAAACCACAGATAAACGCCAGCATGTATTTTTATCAGCCAAGGGGGAAAATATTTCTATAGCTTTACTGGATTTATTGGGACACTTCATAAACTTTTGCACCAAAGGCTGTAAAAAGGTTTAACAGCTTGACATTAAATcgaatatttattatatatttttttgtttttgctttataaaccTCATTCAGGTATTTGTGCATCCTCTCTAAAATATTCTCTTACATCACAGAATGagttgggagaaaaaaaagaagggatCTGAGAACATTCTTCCATATAGAATGTCTCCAGATGCTTCAGAGTCTCTAGAGTCCTTGGTCTTCACCAAGTCATCACCTGGTAGTGTTTAGGGAACTTTGAGTGCTTAACAAAATTGTGGTTTAACAACTGTGGGCTTTCTTCTGAAAACCTTGAAGAGGTGGGGGGGGTCCTAATTGTAGTTTGAAGActtgaagaccctcctctttatCATCAGTTTCATCCTAGCACTCATTgtataaaacttaaaaaaataaaaagttattGCTTAGTTATTGCTTAGTTATTGCCCAGACAGTGGGGGTACTTTTTAAGAGTAaagatatttttaaatgttcccTGTTGATGGTTTTCTAAGCGGTATATTGTTTCAGAtaagctttttttccccccactgaaACAGTGacagtgatggatgatcactaAGAAGACTGTGAAGTGCTTTGCCTAAGAAAagtaaaatataaatgatatatctttcagatacatttttattacattttatttcttCCAGTGGGATTAGGAGTGccaaaatgttttatttctttGAATAATTCCACTTTACTGAAAGGTTAATCTATAAGTACATTTAAATCAGTAGCTGTTTAATAATTTGCTAACACGCTATAAACGAAACAGTGAAAAAGGAGCAGCAGGTGAGGCATACTGTATTATGTATCATTTGCATATAAATAAAACTTATGGTATATTATTCCAAGTAGGAACATGTAGATGATAAGCTAAACAGGACGGAGAACATATTCTTGAGAAACACATTGTGAGACAGGAGTTTTATTGGATTTATGGTTGCCTTAAGAAACAAAATGTTGCCAGCCTGACGATAGTATCTAGGTTAATGCTTTGTGGGACACCCTAGTGGGTTTGAAGAATCTCTGTCTGCAGTAATTTTTAAAAAGGAGACAAGCAGTCAAGAGTTATACTAGCATGAAACATTTGAGCAAAGAGGACTCGAAGGGGGACTTAAGATGACAGCTGGATTTTTGGCTTAGATGCTTTGGTTCTTAACACACCTATCAATCtgttaatgcatttattaggaaGGGTGTGAGCTGTAAGATTAGTAGTGACcagtttgtattttatttaatgaatatgACGGCACTGAATAACTAAAAGTAAATCATCTTTTCTGTGACAGTACAGAGTTTAAGGGTCAGTCAGGGAGAGAAGTAGATGCATGGAACAAGGCTAGTATTATATGGGGCAATTTTATTCAGAGCATTTGACATTATGTTGTTGCTTGTTGCCTGTAAATCATCTGCACTGCGTAGGGCAACACAGGAGAATACTGTAGGGAGATTACTAGAAAATGAGCCAGGGCTGACTGATTTTACTTGCTAAAATGTTTTGGAggtgaacatttcatatttcCCTACCAAAAAGCATTTGTTACTTTTGTTGGATCTTCTAAACACTCCAGACATTGTGTAAGGTATCTGatgttttttgatgtttttgtgtttctggTCTGAAATGATTCTTCAGACTACCATTTTGCAGTGTGATATGGCCTGATTAGAAAGGATTACAAGAGACCTCTGCTACTGAAACTAATAAACAGGGCTAAATAAAGATATGTGGTGAGCTCAATTTTGGGGTTATTGTCAACCTATCAACATATTAATCAACAAAGAGAAATGCAGATTCAGAATGACAATGACAAAGTTTTCCTAATCTCCATTCTTAGGATGTGATTTGTGAGTTTTAAGAATGTTCAGTTTCACAACTTTTTTTCCATAGGCAAATAAACATTCTGAAACGTTTCTTTTTAACTTTTAGTTAACATATTTAATTTCCACCCATCAATTCTCATGAAATAGACCTTCAACATAGACTTTTGAAATATTTTTGAAGATTGTGTTTGTCATTTCTATTTCCAtcatgcactcttaaaaaaggtGTTACAAGTGGTTCTTAGTGTGAGGCTATAGAATGTAATCAAGGCGTGTGATTGTGAAGAACATTGAAACTAGTAAAGAATCCATTCAAGGAGGGTCTTTTAGACCTTTTTCTGTGGTTCTTGACATTTGTATAAACCAAGTTTCTGCAGTGTTCAATTTAAGCTTtaaatacactgtaaaacaaaacTCACTGTATCACTCATGTAAAACATGTCTGTATCAACATAACATATTTTCCAGACACTTTTATTCTATTATTCTGTTGTCAATCATGTCCAATGGTAACTGGAGATGTAGTTAAAGTCTACTGGGTAATACAGTCTTTTAAATAAATTCCAAAATATTTGTCCACAGTCAAGTttagaaatgaaaataatatagGATTTCCTGAAAGTGGGTGCTCTACAACTAGAGCTCTTTGGGTGACATATTTGGAAGCAGAAGCCCTTGCTAAAAACTTTGCTTTCTACCTTAAATATGACACACAGTAGCAAGGCTTCTGTCAGCTATGCCTGCAGACTTGCCTCTAGAGTTAAGAAGTTTTTATTGAGATTAAAATAGTAGCAAAACTGGAATGGTCTCTATAGTCTAAAATACCAGGCTACTTAAACCAAACTAGTGTGCTAGTATTTAAATGATCTGCATATTATTATTGTGGCTTTCATCTGCCTAGTTTACCCTGATGTGGAGAAAAGGCATAGTTAGTTCCTATGGGTCTCCGAACAATGCAGTCTCTTTGACTGCCTCTTATAGTAATATTGATCATACGCATTGTCACatgagtttttaaaaaatgtcaactCTATTTCTACAGGTAATATTTTTGTTGTTAGTCTGTCGGTGGCAGACTTGGTGGTGGCTGTGTACCCTTACCCCCTGGTTCTCATGGCTATCTTCCACAACGAATGGACCATGGGAGATCTCCACTGCCAAGTGAGTGGCTTCATCATGGGCCTTAGTGTTATCGGCTCCATCTTCAACATCACAGCGATCGCCATCAACCGTTACTGCTACATCTGCCACAGCCTCCAGTATGACCGACTCTACAGCCTCAAGAACACATGCTGTTACTTGTGTATCACCTGGTTTCTTACAGCTATTGCCACTGTGCCCAACTTTTTTGTGGGGTCTCTGCAGTATGATCCCCGTGTCTTCTCCTGCACCTTTTCTCAGACAGTTAGTTCCTATTACACAATATCTGTGGTGGTAGTGCATTTTCTCATACCTCTTCTCGTGGTCTCTTTCTGCTACATGAGGATCTGGGTATTGGTGATTCAAGTGAAGCATCGAGTCAAACCTGGACCACGGCTGAAAGTGAAACCTAGCGACTTGAGGAACTTCTTGACCATGTTCATGGTGTTTGTGCTCTTTGCTGTGTGCTGGGCTCCTCTCAACTTCATCGGTTTAGTTGTGGCAATCAACCCTGTGAGGATGGCTCCCAGTATCCCAGAATGGCTATTTGTCACAAGTTACTTTATGGCATATTTTAACAGTTGCCTCAACGCCATTATTTATGGACTCTTGAACCAAAACTTCCGCAAAGAATATAAAACTATcattttgtcactgtgtaccCCCCGAATGTTTCTCATGGAAACTTCTAAATGTGCCACAGAGGGACTAAAAAGTAAACCATCACCTGCAGTAACAAATAATAATCTGGCAGAGATCAATTTGTGATATTATGACTGACTTAATGTAAGTATTAGATTTTTCTTTGCAACACTGAAAGGGTTTAGCAACACTGAATAAAGTTAATATATTAACCTTATTCTGAACCAAAACCTTTTGTCAGAACAACAATCTATTAGCAGCTTAGAAAGAACAATGCTTCTTTTACTGTATATTATGTACAATTTCATATATAACTTTGGAATTATGGCCCCAATCACTGTGCAAAAACCTATTTCCAACTCAGAGTGTATTAAGATACTTTGCTATTGTCATGACATACATTCACAACCTTTAAATATTGTGGAATGCTTCACAGTTTACTGTTTGTATATCAATAGCACAAATATGTGTCACCATGTGTGCCTTTAGTCAAGGATAGATATGAAAgcattatgaataataatagttttttaTTTCATACACTGAGAATCAATCAAAGGCACAAGTGAAAAAATAAGAAGACATGAACTAGCAATTGAGTTTATTGGGAAATGTAAATGCTCACAtgcagaggagaaaagaggagaaatgaGAAGGCCTGTAGATGCATGTTTTAGGGTAAGctgaacagaaaaagaaaaaaaaaagttttgttgCATGTTTTCTGGGATGGAAAAAGTACAGAAAATTGCACTTAGGAGAAAGGTATTTGTAAAAAGAATTGTTAGTACTTTCTGCGAGCGACACAGTTCTGCAGGCAGAGTAGCAACCTTTGGGGCATGGAGGATGGTTGTCTAGCTCAAGGGCACAACCAGGAGTACCTGGTCAGTCCTGccatttgaacccacaacctgctGGATAACACCATACTAGTTCTTTGTGCCATTTCTTAAAATATATGGAGCCAAAGAGTAATAAATCGTAAATGTTTCTATATTCATCTatgctgtatgtatatttttgataTGGTATATGGCCATGGTATATAGTGTGACAACTCATCAGTGGTATTAGTCTCACAcagaaaaatgtacataaatgttAGCAGTATCATGTAATACTAATATGAATTCAACTTTATGTTTGAATAGAATCGTGAACAGTGAATTCAAATGCTTGGcatgagaaaaagagaaaggcaATCAGTATGTTGAATGTCTAAATGAAAATGGGAGAGTAAAAGGTATATTTTTGTCCTGGATATGTAATTGATTAAAATTAGTCCAAACACATATATTCAAACACAACTGTTAAAACCCAAAATAAAG from Salminus brasiliensis chromosome 19, fSalBra1.hap2, whole genome shotgun sequence encodes the following:
- the LOC140541565 gene encoding melatonin receptor type 1C-like, whose product is MDCDGNCFFSPGANRSRSETPRGSAAVTSALAGVLIFTIVVDILGNLLVILSVLRNKKLRNAGNIFVVSLSVADLVVAVYPYPLVLMAIFHNEWTMGDLHCQVSGFIMGLSVIGSIFNITAIAINRYCYICHSLQYDRLYSLKNTCCYLCITWFLTAIATVPNFFVGSLQYDPRVFSCTFSQTVSSYYTISVVVVHFLIPLLVVSFCYMRIWVLVIQVKHRVKPGPRLKVKPSDLRNFLTMFMVFVLFAVCWAPLNFIGLVVAINPVRMAPSIPEWLFVTSYFMAYFNSCLNAIIYGLLNQNFRKEYKTIILSLCTPRMFLMETSKCATEGLKSKPSPAVTNNNLAEINL